A genomic window from Camelina sativa cultivar DH55 chromosome 2, Cs, whole genome shotgun sequence includes:
- the LOC104737376 gene encoding laccase-17 — protein MGFQLLLAIFSCVLLLPQPAFAITRHYTLEIKMQNVTRLCHTKSLVSVNGQFPGPKLIAREGDQLLIKVVNQVPNNISIHWHGIRQLRTGWADGPAYITQCPIQTGQSYVYNYTIVGQRGTLFYHAHISWLRATVYGPLIILPKRGVPYPFAKPHKEVPMIFGEWFNADPEAIIRQATQTGGGPNVSDAYTINGLPGPLYNCSAKDTFRLRVKPGKTYLLRLINAALNDELFFSIANHTVTVVEADAIYVKPFETDTILIAPGQTTNVLLKTKPSYPSASFFMSARPYVTGQGTFDNSTVAGILEYEPSKQTKDDHSRTKIKNLPLFKPTLPALNDTNFATKFSNKLRSLNSKNFPANVPLNVDRKFFFTVGLGTNPCNHKNNQTCQGPTNTTMFAASISNISFTMPTKALLQSHYSGQSHGVYSPKFPWSPIVPFNYTGTPPNNTMVSNGTNLMVLPYNTSVELVMQDTSILGAESHPLHLHGFNFFVVGQGFGNFDANKDPKNFNLVDPIERNTIGVPSGGWAAIRFLADNPGVWFMHCHLEVHTSWGLRMAWLVLDGDKPDQKLLPPPADLPKC, from the exons ATGGGGTTTCAGCTTCTCTTAGCTATTTTctcttgtgttcttcttcttcctcaacctGCATTTGCGATTACAAGGCATTATACGCTGGAA ATCAAAATGCAGAACGTGACACGTCTTTGCCACACAAAGAGCCTTGTTTCTGTAAACGGGCAGTTTCCAGGACCTAAGCTTATTGCTAGAGAAGGTGACCAGCTTCTGATCAAAGTCGTTAATCAAGTGCCAAACAACATCTCTATCCACTG GCATGGGATCCGGCAACTACGGACTGGTTGGGCTGATGGACCAGCCTATATAACCCAATGTCCTATTCAGACAGGACAAAGCTATGTCTACAACTATACCATTGTTGGTCAAAGAGGCACCCTGTTTTACCATGCTCACATTTCATGGCTTAGAGCAACAGTCTATGGTCCACTTATCATCCTTCCCAAACGCGGTGTTCCTTACCCGTTTGCTAAACCACACAAAGAAGTTCCCATGATCTTTG GGGAGTGGTTCAACGCAGACCCTGAGGCAATCATTCGCCAAGCAACACAAACAGGAGGTGGTCCTAATGTCTCTGATGCTTACACGATCAACGGGCTTCCTGGTCCATTATACAACTGCTCTGCCAAAG ATACATTCAGACTGAGAGTGAAGCCAGGAAAAACATACCTTCTCAGGCTAATCAATGCTGCACTTAATGATGAGCTCTTTTTCAGCATCGCAAATCACACTGTTACGGTTGTTGAAGCTGATGCCATCTATGTTAAACCATTTGAGACGGATACCATCTTAATTGCGCCTGGCCAGACCACAAACGTCCTGCTGAAGACTAAACCTAGTTACCCGAGTGCCTCCTTCTTCATGAGTGCAAGACCATACGTCACAGGTCAAGGAACTTTCGATAACTCTACAGTTGCAGGAATCTTAGAATATGAACCATCTAAACAGACCAAAGATGATCACTCAAGGACTAAAATCAAGAATCTTCCACTCTTCAAACCAACACTCCCTGCTCTAAACGATACAAATTTTGCTACTAAGTTCAGCAACAAGCTACGCAGTCTGAACAGCAAAAACTTCCCAGCAAATGTGCCTCTGAATGTTGATCGaaagttcttcttcacagtAGGATTGGGAACAAACCCGTGCAATCATAAGAATAACCAGACATGCCAGGGTCCTACTAACACCACAATGTTTGCTGCCTCAATCAGTAACATTTCCTTCACAATGCCAACAAAAGCTCTCCTTCAATCTCACTATTCTGGCCAATCTCATGGAGTGTATTCCCCCAAATTCCCATGGAGTCCCATTGTTCCGTTTAACTACACAGGCACTCCACCTAACAATACCATGGTTAGCAACGGGACAAACTTGATGGTTCTACCTTACAACACCAGTGTGGAGTTGGTGATGCAAGACACTAGCATTCTTGGTGCTGAAAGCCATCCACTTCACCTTCATGGGTTCAACTTCTTCGTCGTTGGCCAAGGCTTTGGGAATTTCGACGCAAACAAGGATCCTAAAAACTTCAACCTTGTTGACCCAATAGAGCGGAACACAATTGGTGTGCCATCTGGTGGATGGGCTGCTATTCGATTCCTTGCAGATAACCCAG GAGTGTGGTTCATGCACTGTCACTTGGAAGTACATACCAGTTGGGGTCTGAGGATGGCTTGGCTTGTTCTTGATGGAGATAAGCCAGATCAGaaacttcttcctcctcctgcTGACTTGCCCAAATGCTGA